In a genomic window of Streptomyces noursei ATCC 11455:
- the rpsA gene encoding 30S ribosomal protein S1 gives MTSSTETTATTPQVAVNDIGNEEAFLAAIDETIKYFNDGDIVDGVIVKVDRDEVLLDIGYKTEGVIPSRELSIKHDVDPNEVVAVGDEIEALVLQKEDKEGRLILSKKRAQYERAWGTIEKIKEEDGIVTGTVIEVVKGGLILDIGLRGFLPASLVEMRRVRDLQPYVGKELEAKIIELDKNRNNVVLSRRAWLEQTQSEVRQTFLTTLQKGQVRSGVVSSIVNFGAFVDLGGVDGLVHVSELSWKHIDHPSEVVEVGQEVTVEVLDVDMDRERVSLSLKATQEDPWQQFARTHQIGQVVPGKVTKLVPFGAFVRVDEGIEGLVHISELAERHVEIPEQVVQVNDEIFVKVIDIDLERRRISLSLKQANESFGADPSAVEFDPTLYGMAASYDDQGNYIYPEGFDPETNDWLEGYEAQREAWEQQYAEAQQRFEQHQAQVIKSREADEQAAAEGAAAPAAGGQGGGNVSGGSYSSESADNSGALASDEALAALREKLAGGQS, from the coding sequence ATGACGAGCAGCACCGAGACCACCGCCACCACCCCGCAGGTTGCGGTCAACGACATCGGTAACGAGGAAGCTTTCCTCGCCGCGATCGACGAGACGATCAAGTACTTCAACGACGGCGACATCGTCGACGGCGTCATCGTGAAGGTCGACCGGGACGAGGTCCTGCTCGACATCGGTTACAAGACCGAAGGCGTCATCCCGAGCCGTGAGCTCTCGATCAAGCACGACGTCGACCCCAACGAGGTCGTCGCCGTCGGTGACGAGATCGAGGCCCTTGTCCTTCAGAAGGAGGACAAGGAAGGCCGCCTGATCCTCTCGAAGAAGCGCGCCCAGTACGAGCGTGCCTGGGGCACCATCGAGAAGATCAAGGAAGAGGACGGGATCGTCACCGGTACCGTCATCGAGGTCGTCAAGGGTGGTCTCATCCTCGACATCGGCCTCCGCGGCTTCCTCCCGGCCTCCCTGGTCGAGATGCGCCGTGTCCGCGACCTTCAGCCCTACGTGGGCAAGGAGCTCGAGGCCAAGATCATCGAGCTGGACAAGAACCGCAACAACGTGGTCCTGTCCCGCCGCGCCTGGCTGGAGCAGACCCAGAGCGAGGTCCGTCAGACCTTCCTCACCACCCTCCAGAAGGGTCAGGTGCGCTCCGGCGTCGTCTCCTCCATCGTCAACTTCGGTGCCTTCGTGGACCTGGGTGGCGTCGACGGTCTCGTCCACGTCTCCGAGCTGTCCTGGAAGCACATCGACCACCCGTCCGAGGTTGTCGAGGTCGGCCAGGAGGTCACGGTCGAGGTCCTGGACGTCGACATGGACCGCGAGCGCGTCTCCCTGTCGCTCAAGGCGACCCAGGAAGACCCGTGGCAGCAGTTCGCCCGCACCCACCAGATCGGCCAGGTCGTGCCCGGCAAGGTCACGAAGCTGGTGCCGTTCGGTGCGTTCGTCCGCGTGGACGAGGGCATCGAGGGTCTGGTCCACATCTCCGAGCTGGCCGAGCGCCACGTGGAGATCCCGGAGCAGGTCGTCCAGGTCAACGACGAGATCTTCGTCAAGGTCATCGACATCGACCTGGAGCGCCGCCGCATCAGCCTCTCGCTGAAGCAGGCCAACGAGTCCTTCGGCGCCGACCCGTCGGCGGTCGAGTTCGACCCGACCCTGTACGGCATGGCCGCGTCCTACGACGACCAGGGCAACTACATCTACCCCGAGGGCTTCGACCCGGAGACCAACGACTGGCTGGAGGGCTACGAGGCCCAGCGCGAGGCGTGGGAGCAGCAGTACGCCGAGGCGCAGCAGCGCTTCGAGCAGCACCAGGCCCAGGTCATCAAGTCCCGCGAGGCCGACGAGCAGGCTGCGGCCGAGGGCGCTGCCGCTCCGGCGGCCGGTGGCCAGGGTGGCGGCAACGTCTCCGGTGGCTCGTACTCCTCGGAGTCGGCGGACAACTCCGGCGCCCTGGCGTCGGACGAGGCCCTTGCCGCGCTCCGCGAGAAGCTGGCCGGCGGCCAGAGCTGA
- a CDS encoding PAC2 family protein, with protein sequence MLDPQGLYEWEPSGLAAVEAITARDSAGLVLLYHFDGYIDAGETGDQIVERLLDGLPHRVVARFDHDRLVDYRARRPLLTFERHRWTSYEAPRIELHLVQDATGAPFLLLSGPEPDVEWERFAAAVRQIVERLGVRLSVNFHGIPMGVPHTRPVGLTPHGNRTDLMPGHSSFFDEAQVPGSAESLVEFRLAEAGHDVLGVAAHVPHYIARSAYPDAALTALEAVTAATGLVLPNAAHALRTEALRTQEEIERQISEGDEELVALVSGLEHQYDAVAGAETRGNLVAEPVELPSADEIGREFERFLAEREAEGGGGAI encoded by the coding sequence GTGTTGGATCCCCAGGGTTTGTACGAATGGGAGCCGAGCGGGCTCGCGGCGGTCGAGGCGATCACGGCCAGGGACTCCGCCGGTCTGGTGTTGCTGTACCACTTCGACGGCTACATCGACGCCGGCGAGACCGGCGACCAGATCGTGGAGAGGCTGTTGGACGGCCTGCCGCACCGGGTCGTGGCGCGCTTCGACCACGACCGGCTGGTCGACTACCGTGCGCGCCGGCCGCTGCTCACCTTCGAACGGCACCGCTGGACCTCGTATGAGGCCCCGCGCATCGAACTGCACCTGGTCCAGGACGCCACCGGGGCGCCCTTCCTGCTGCTGTCCGGGCCCGAACCGGACGTGGAGTGGGAGCGGTTCGCCGCGGCGGTGCGCCAGATAGTGGAGCGGCTCGGCGTCCGGCTGTCGGTCAACTTCCACGGCATCCCGATGGGTGTGCCGCACACCCGGCCGGTGGGGCTCACCCCGCACGGCAACCGCACGGACCTGATGCCGGGGCACAGCAGCTTCTTCGACGAGGCCCAGGTGCCCGGCAGCGCGGAGTCCCTGGTCGAGTTCCGGCTGGCCGAGGCGGGGCACGATGTCCTGGGCGTGGCGGCGCACGTGCCGCACTACATCGCCCGATCCGCGTACCCGGACGCCGCGCTGACCGCCCTGGAGGCGGTGACCGCCGCCACCGGACTGGTGCTGCCGAACGCCGCGCACGCGCTGCGCACGGAGGCGCTGCGGACGCAGGAGGAGATCGAGCGACAGATCTCCGAGGGCGATGAGGAACTGGTCGCCCTGGTCAGCGGCCTTGAGCACCAGTACGACGCGGTGGCCGGGGCGGAGACCCGGGGCAACCTCGTCGCCGAGCCGGTGGAACTCCCGTCGGCCGACGAGATCGGCCGGGAATTCGAACGATTCCTGGCGGAGCGCGAGGCCGAAGGCGGCGGGGGCGCGATCTGA
- a CDS encoding class I SAM-dependent methyltransferase, giving the protein MSQYVEDSEPEATRRDTSDAESSRASRGWWDRNADEYQREHGAFLGDDRFVWGPEGLDEADAALLGPAAELKGRRVLEIGAGAAQCSRWLAAQGAHPVALDLSHRQLQHALRIAGGTADGTVDLVEADAGALPFRDDSFDLACSAYGALPFVAEPVQVLREVRRVLRPGGRFVFSVTHPIRWAFPDEPGPEGLSVAASYFDRTPYVEQDENGRAVYVEHHRTLGDRVRDVVAAGFRLVDLVEPEWPEWNTQEWGGWSPLRGHLIPGTAIFVCAADGA; this is encoded by the coding sequence ATGAGCCAATACGTGGAAGACAGCGAGCCGGAGGCGACTCGCCGTGACACCTCGGACGCCGAGAGCAGCCGGGCCAGCCGAGGCTGGTGGGACCGCAATGCGGACGAGTACCAGAGGGAGCACGGCGCGTTCCTCGGCGACGACCGGTTCGTCTGGGGCCCGGAGGGGCTCGACGAGGCGGACGCCGCGCTCCTGGGGCCGGCCGCCGAACTGAAGGGACGACGCGTCCTGGAGATCGGCGCCGGCGCGGCGCAGTGCTCCCGCTGGCTGGCCGCCCAGGGGGCGCACCCGGTGGCCCTGGACCTCTCCCACCGGCAGCTCCAGCATGCGCTGCGGATCGCCGGCGGGACGGCCGACGGCACCGTCGACCTGGTGGAGGCGGACGCGGGCGCGCTGCCGTTCCGCGACGACTCCTTCGACCTGGCGTGTTCCGCCTACGGGGCGCTGCCGTTCGTCGCCGAGCCCGTGCAGGTGCTGCGCGAGGTGCGGCGGGTGCTGCGGCCGGGCGGGCGGTTCGTCTTCTCGGTGACCCATCCGATCCGCTGGGCGTTCCCCGACGAGCCGGGGCCGGAGGGGCTGTCGGTGGCGGCCTCGTACTTCGACCGCACGCCGTACGTCGAGCAGGACGAGAACGGGCGGGCGGTGTACGTGGAGCACCACCGGACGCTGGGCGACCGGGTGCGGGACGTGGTGGCGGCCGGCTTCCGGCTGGTGGACCTCGTCGAACCGGAGTGGCCGGAATGGAACACCCAGGAGTGGGGCGGCTGGTCGCCGCTGCGGGGGCATCTGATCCCGGGGACGGCGATCTTCGTGTGTGCGGCGGACGGGGCGTGA
- a CDS encoding right-handed parallel beta-helix repeat-containing protein: protein MLTVSGGYGLHLDGASYRTVQGITVAGGQKGIVMDSANRVVIGTVTVHDLAMEGVRFRTSGKDGIIRNCAIRDTGKNGRGTGEGVYVGGTDDRSDNVQILDNTTGAGRHGFDIADYDAGGCPVTIAGDNTVSGGRGVADPGIPVGQRASPDQRRAPTPRPIRRIPIHSGPPAPEPAHSMTKARPPKGAGLASSATSTG from the coding sequence GTGCTCACCGTCAGCGGCGGCTACGGCCTCCATCTGGACGGGGCGTCCTACCGGACCGTCCAGGGCATCACCGTCGCCGGCGGCCAGAAGGGCATCGTGATGGACTCCGCGAACCGCGTGGTGATCGGCACGGTCACCGTCCACGACCTGGCCATGGAGGGCGTGCGCTTCCGCACGTCCGGCAAGGACGGGATCATCCGGAACTGCGCCATCCGTGACACCGGCAAAAACGGCCGGGGAACGGGCGAGGGCGTCTATGTGGGCGGCACGGACGACAGGAGCGACAACGTCCAGATCCTGGACAACACCACCGGCGCGGGCCGCCACGGCTTCGACATCGCCGACTACGACGCGGGCGGTTGCCCGGTCACCATCGCGGGCGACAACACGGTCAGCGGCGGCCGGGGCGTCGCCGACCCGGGAATCCCCGTCGGCCAGCGCGCCTCGCCCGACCAGCGACGCGCGCCCACCCCGCGGCCGATCCGACGCATTCCGATCCATTCCGGCCCACCGGCACCGGAACCGGCTCACTCCATGACGAAGGCCCGCCCCCCGAAGGGAGCGGGCCTCGCGTCTTCAGCTACCTCAACCGGCTAG